The segment TGCTGAACACGCTCCAGTTCGATGAGATCAAGGAAGAAGATCCCGCGCTCAGCCACAAGCTCCTGACCTATTTCGTGTCGGTCATGGCGGAGCGGCTGACCTTTGCGAACCGGACGATCGCGGTGTTGCGGCGTTGATCTCTGCGTGGCCCGGATGGAGCAGTGCGCAATCCGGGATCGTGCCACGCGCGACGGCGGCCCCGGATTACGCTGCGCTCCATCCGGACTACAAGGCTCAGGCGGCAGATCGCCGGACAGAGAGCGCGCAGGCGCCTCGAACGCCTCGGGGATGGCGGCCTATTTGTTCGACAATGTGTCGCGGACCATCATGGCCAGGCTGCTCGCGGCGACACCTAGCAATTTCTCCGTGTCGCCGGCATCGACCAGAAGCGGCTTCTCGAACAAATAGGACATCTCGATTCCCTCGTGGAAACCGATACTTTCGAGATCGGCTGGCGTGAGCTGAAGCAGGTTCGGAACGTCGATCTTCAGCGCGGCCGCGAAGGCCTGCACCAGATCACGAACGGATGCGTGCTGCGACGGCACGTGAAATGCGCGGCCCCACGCCCCGGCGAAGCGCGATGCCGCAACCAGCGTCTTCGCCGTGTCCTTGGTGAAAGACCAGGCGTGAGGCACATCCGGGTTGCCCAGGAAGGAGACGGGCTCCTTCTTCAGCAGCGCGGGCAAGGCCAGCAGCGAGAAATACGCGACTGCTCCGTCACCCAGATAGTCGCTGGCTCGGACCTCGAGAACAGGCACCTCCGATCGCGCGGCGCGCTGCCACATGATGTGCCTGGTCGCGCCCTTTCTCGTGGTCGGATCCGGCTCGAGATCGGGCGTCAGGGGACCCGCGGCATGCTCGCCGTAACAGTAGATGTTGCCGAGCACGACCAGCCGGGCACCGACCCGTTCGGCGGCCTTGACCGTTCCGTCGATGATCGGAAAGAAGTCGGTCGGCCACCGATGGTAGGCGGCCATGGCGCACATGAAGATCGCATCCGCGCCCTTGCTGATTGCGGCGAGCTGCGCGGCATCGG is part of the Bradyrhizobium commune genome and harbors:
- a CDS encoding NAD(P)H-binding protein; the encoded protein is MSHYVIVGAGPVGRETARLLAAEGHSVVLTSRNAGALDAGDARTVSADATDAAQLAAISKGADAIFMCAMAAYHRWPTDFFPIIDGTVKAAERVGARLVVLGNIYCYGEHAAGPLTPDLEPDPTTRKGATRHIMWQRAARSEVPVLEVRASDYLGDGAVAYFSLLALPALLKKEPVSFLGNPDVPHAWSFTKDTAKTLVAASRFAGAWGRAFHVPSQHASVRDLVQAFAAALKIDVPNLLQLTPADLESIGFHEGIEMSYLFEKPLLVDAGDTEKLLGVAASSLAMMVRDTLSNK